A window of Eucalyptus grandis isolate ANBG69807.140 chromosome 4, ASM1654582v1, whole genome shotgun sequence genomic DNA:
tttgttTATAAAGTTGCACATAAATAGGCGAGAATTTAATACAATCACTAGAGTCCTAAGTTTGGCCTCGATAAGCCCGGATCTAAGCATGGCCTCAATGGACTCTGCAAGCACTCGGGTCTCGAGGGCAACCTTGATGGACCCAAACACGGCACTTATGAATCCAGGCCCGAGTATTAAGGATCCTAACTTGGATATTGAGATCTTGCGCTTGGCCTTTGTAGACCCAAGCCCCAATGCTAGACCATCAAGCATGGTCTCTAGGGTTTCGGGTTCGGCCTCGATGGACCCAGGCTTAGGTGAGCCTGGGCACCTAGGTCCCTAGCCCACCCTGATGTACTTGGGTTTGAGCATTGGAGACCTAGTTCAAGGCCAAGGACCGAAAAACCagcttttagggttttgtgcCAAAACACATAGTTTCGGGTTTAAACATCAATATCTAATCATGTATTTTGAAAGTGATTTCCGATTTAGTATAGGTTTTCAATTcactcatttttataagtgaatcaaatattgaaaagtgaggaaatatttttcttaatacaaaattttttacgaaataaacaaaactcgacaaaaaaaaattcatatatacTTCGAATTTTTTACTTGAGTGTACATACATAGTGACATCATATGCACCTATTATACtggaaaaaattatattttgtgtTCATCCATTTTGTACAATTTCTTGAATCAAGTCTTACAAAATTTGTATATATTAACAAGTTTTTTGATATAATCTATCTAtaaccaaatcaaaccaaattcgATCGACATAGTTGTATGGATATGTCCATGTGGATGTGAGGAATAATTCAGCCaataaagataatattgaaGTATGACACAAATAAAGTTTAAGTCATATGGAACTCGAGTGTATAGGAATCAAAGTAGTAGAACTCACCGTACAACATTGAATCCATAGAAACGAAGGATGCGTCTCTCCAAGTTCTTTTGAATGGGAGAGATTAAAGAAATCGAAAACGAAATTTGTCATTATCACATTGCAATCAGCGGCTCATTCTCTTGGACAATTCCCGGAGCGTACATCGCCACTCAAATCGGGGATTTCAAACTGGGTCGGGCCGCCTTGGCCTATATCTTAGTGAGCCATGACAGGCCGGATCAGCCCATTTTATTAGTGGGCCCCACTTTATAAAAGTTTCTTGGGCGCAATCTGGACTCATGAATGGTAAGCCCAGCGGCGATTGGATTAGTAGTCATTGGGCCACTTATCGGTGTAGTTGgccaactgaaaaaaaaaaaaaaaaagttgggaggACCTGGCCCGCGTGATAAATGGGTCGGGTTACAGCGCTAAGGCAAAGATTCCGTCCCTTTCATCGATGGACGAATAAAGGAACAATTACAAATAAAAGTCATAAGcctattatatttgtgtcaaatcaattttaaatatttttatttggataatttagccataacaaatttaaatttttattaattttggttagaaattgttgacgtagattattattttaatatttttatttttcattttcttctcttttctctttttttttccttcaatttctttttttttttttttttcactatgaGCGGTGAGCCTTGAGGTCACTGGGCAAGGACATCATGACCACTTGTGAAGGTGGCCTTGCTTGTAGTTATGATGGTCtgtgaaggaaaataaaaataaaaaataaaaggaaaaaaaataaaaattgataaaattgtttatattaCTATCAACAATGCCACGTAAAACGTTTAATGTCTATATTAGTAATTTTCAGTAAAAATTAATCGGATGAATTACAATGacaaattattataatatttaaaattgaattgatcaaattcaaaaacattaaatttgaattgatataaatataatacgtttaataatgtttttatttatttaatgattatGCCGAGGAAAAAGGTCACAGAGCTGCACATGGAAATGGGGCCCCATTCTACACTACACCACGCTTCCCTGCCGTCACGCGCACCTCCATGGACGGTGGAAGCGTACTCTTCACATCTCAAATCCCTCTTTCCCTCTCAAGCACGGTAACTCATATAACAGAGCAACCGTCCATCCCAAGAGAAAATTATCCAGGAATTCACCGTGCGCTCGGAGACCACCGTCCGAGCCATCAAAACTTGCGCATTCTCTAGCGATCACTCTCGAGAAAGGAACGCGCACACCGACCACCGCGCTCGACGGACACGAACCCGTTCGGCATTTTGACGCTGGATAGCCCGATCACGGGATGAAAAACGCCGAGTGTCGGCAAGTGAAGAATGAGGCTTGGGAATTTTCGTTGGGAAAAAGATGGCGTGAGGCTGACGGAGGGAGGAGCACACGAGAGTGTCGGCAAGTGATGCGACCGCGGTTGCCCCGCAATTTCGCTATCGCCAGCATGGTCATCGTGAGCGACTGGAGTGGGGGAAGAGGAACTTAAATGAATCTAGATGGGGGCGTAAATGGCGGGGTCCCTTGCTCTTTCCCAGTGCGTCTTGCCATGCTATGAAAAGGCCCTAGGGATGGGGGCAAATGCCAATTGCCGATCTTAGTTTGTTTGGCACATTTAAGTTGTGGTGAACTGTGAAAATCGAGGCTAGTTTTCGTGAATTCAAAGCCTTGTTGTCATAATTTTACCCATCGACTCGAGGTCTTGCTAACTAACCCTAGTGTGTAAAGATTAGGTtgattcaaaatttaaaataattatcttTTAGATATGTTCATTGTCttgtatgaaaattttatatttgttcATAAGATTCATAACCtttaatttagaaaagaaagagataagTGCGTTAGTAGTCCTAACTTACCATGAgagtgcaattaagtcatatgatttttttaaaatagggTAATCGAAtcacaaaagtgcaatcgaattctaaaattttcaaaaagtataaatgaatcctaaaacttattaaattaatgaaatcgaagtcgtaaaatttgtcaagttggtACAATTCACATCCTAAAACTTCttagcatttttcatttatcaaattggatgaagttaatggaaaaatttgattatatttttcgaaaattttagAAAGCAATCGTGTTTACACGAcaaatttgaagattttctaTACACtcattcaaaaaaaagaaaaggagaaagtaAATTGACCAGACTATCCCCAAGTGCCTAGCGTAAGATCTCACGTTaccttccaatgtgctggatTTTGTCCCCACTCCCCTCTTTCCCTTCCTCACGCACTTTCAGGAGGGCATGgctcaagaaaaggaaaggagcctTTGGATCGGGTCTCAAATCTCCTCATCCGCCTTCGTGTAAATCCCAGGTCGTTAAAAACTAGTTTTCGAATCTACCCACCAAATCCACTTTCACCACCATTCGTAAAAACTCCACCTTTtcctatataaaaaaaaagaaaagaaaaagaaaaaaaaaacaaatgctaCAGAGCTAGCTCGCCACCGTCGTTCGTGGCCCCTAATGATTCTTCCACCTTTTCGCACTGTCCCTGTCGCTCTCCAGCTCACTCCCCCCTCGCTAGTTGCTCTGCACTCTCGAGTTCTCATGGAGATCTAGAGGTCCCCAGCAAGGAACGCTCGCTTTGCTTGCTGATGCCTGATCCGGGTGATCACAAGGTGCGCACTTCgttgtctttttctttcgcGGAAACGTCTTGTGTTGTCGGGTGTGGAGATTGGCTGGCTGATCCCTGTTTTCTTCGTGGTGGGTAATCTTtccctgcatttttttttgtgggttttgCCTGCTCTTCCAGTCGGGTGGAGTGATGGGTTTTTCTTGTGCCCTCAATATGACCCGCGTATGTTCCTGAAAGTGGGCTCCTTTTCGATGGTATCTGTTCTTGATTATATGTTACGATCCTTTTCTGGGTTGTGTGCTCTGTGTCGGGTTGCATAAAGAAGTGGTCGTTTTTATGTTTTGCGATTCCAGTAGAGTGAAGTTCCAGGTACTGGAGTAAAGGATTTCCATACTTCTTCCGAGAGAATGCTTGTTGCAATTCAATCATTTCGCACCCGCTATTGGTTTGCCGGTCTTGGCGTACTTGGTTTATATGTATATGTTTCCGATGAGCAGATCTTGAAAGTATCTCCATTTATGTGAAATTCATGAATCGGACGTCCGGCCATAGATCATGTGCATGTATTTGTGAAGCAAAGCGACTCCCTGTATGTTTTTGAGGTGTTGGTTCAGTCAATGCCAGTGCTTGGATTTACAAATTGCCAAAACTCATGCATCAGTATCTAATCGAAATCTACGAAGAATCATTGGTTCTTCTCAAGACTTGGGATCTAAGATTTAAATAAACTTGTTTCAGAACGATAGGTGCTCAGGAAATTTCCACCAGTTGGTACAGTTTATAAGCATAGTGCTTGTCGAATGTTATATCCTGTTTTACTGGCTTGGGTATTTGTCTGATGCACTGAATATGTACTGAATATGTTGATAGAGGCGATTGGCCGTGGTCCCGCTAGTTTAGAGGTTAGGCATGGCAACATACAGTAAGCAAAAAAGATCTGTTTTTGATGACTCCAATTCTCTTGCAAGTTTTGTATTTAGTACCCATAGGTTTAATCCTTATTCACCTGCCCCCAGCTACCGATTTCCCAGAGCTTCATTTCAGTGCTACAACCATGACTATTTAATCATCTCTAgtagatcttttcttctttaatagAAATGACTAAAAATACGAAGGGTATTGGTTGTTTGTGATATTCATGCCAGCCCCCATAATGCTCGGCATCTGTATCTTTTTGGCAATGATTGTCATATTATGTCTCGAGCATCAGAAGCATGGCTAATTTTCTGCTTCGCATGCAAGCTCAAGcaagttgaattattttgattgTGCCTATACTGCAGATGCAGGTTTAATTATGCATGCCTTTGAtcttatttcctttttgttatgTGCTTAGTAATAACTTCTTTAACCCTGCTTTTACTGTACAGTGAACTTGGGACTACTGCTTGAACAGAATGGCAATCAAGAATAATAATCCCTCAGGCAACAGAACACGAAAACCAGTGTCTGTTTTTGTTGCCATCGGTTTGTGTTGTTTCTTCTACTTGTTTGGAACATGGCAAAAGAGCGGCTTTGGTAAAGGAGATAGCATAGCTCTTGAAATAACTAAGCATACTGATTGCAATGTCTTCACGAAGCTGGACTTTGAGTCGCATCACAATTATGTTGAGATCGCTCAACCTCCCAAGCAAAAGATCGAAGCATTTAAGCCTTGTGATGTCAAATATACTGATTATACTCCTTGTCAAGAACAGGACAGGGCGATGACATTCCCTAGAGAGAATATGATATACAGGGAAAGGCATTGTCCTCCAGATGACGAAAAATTGCGATGTCTTGTCCCCGCTCCTAAAGGTTATAAGACTCCCTTTCCCTGGCCAAAAAGCCGTGACTATGCCCACTATGCTAATGTGCCCTACAAACACTTGACGGTTGAAAAGGCTGTCCAGCACTGGGTGGAGTTCAAGGGTGATGTGTTCAAGTTTCCGGGTGGTGGTACCATGTTTCCTCAGGGAGCAGATGCTTATATTGATGAACTTGCTTCAGTGATACCAATAGCTGACGGTTCTGTGAGGACAGCTCTTGACACTGGTTGTGGAGTAAGTTTCTTGACTTTGGTTGTGAGGGCTCGTCTGGGGTGTCTCACGCAAGCTTAATTTGTTGAAGACAACTTAATGCATCTCTTTTTTCCTATGCACTGTCTTTGTTCTATCTGCCTTCATCTGTGTGAGTTCTGCTACCCTAGCTTCATTGCTTCATCATTGGGAGGGAATTTAATGCAGGTAGCTAGCTGGGGTGCATACCTGCTGAAAAGAAATGTATTGGCCATGTCTTTTGCACCGAGAGACAACCACGAAGCGCAGGTGCAGTTTGCATTGGAGAGAGGAGTGCCTGCTGTTGTTGGTGTCCTTGGAACTGTACATCTTCCATACCCATCACGAGCCTTTGACATGGCTCAGTGCTCTCGTTGCTTAATTCCATGGACTGCTAATGGTAAGTGTGAATATCACTCTATGGCAAAGCATAGTCATATTGGGTCCTCTGATCTGCTGAACAGTAGAAGCACTATAGCTGGTCACTGTCCACTTATGTTTTGCTCACatgtttttccaaatgattgGCGTGGTAAGAACATGATATACGTTCTGTTTGTGTTGCAATAGTACCAGGCTGCATTGCTCGAGTTTTATTGTTTCTTTGTACATAAGAATCAACCGCCAGTCAAATTTTGCCTCAAAGAAGTTTGAGTCAGACACGGGCTTTTCTCACAATTCTTTTTGATGAGTTACCaattttatgacattttctacATGATAGAGGGCACATATCTGAAGGAAGTCGATAGAGTCCTCAGGCCTGGAGGATACTGGATCTTGTCTGGCCCTCCTATCAATTGGAAAACGTATTACCAGACGTGGAAGCGCTCCAAGAAGGAGGTTCAGGCAGagcaaagaaaaatagaagagcTGGCCGAACAACTGTGCTGGGAGAAGAAGTACGAGAAAGGAGACCTTGCCATCTGGAGGAAAAAAGTAAATGACCGATCTTGCCAAAGGAACTCTGCCGCCATATGCCAATCGAAAGATGCCGATGATGTCTGGTTAGTCTTCAATACACATCCTGTAAAATCTTCAGTCCACCTTTAGGGTGCGTAAGCAcacataagagagagagagagagagagagagagagagagagagactctttGGACAGCTCAAATCATCTTACTTTTGCTGAACCACTCAATGTTTGAAAGCAATTTGACAAGTTAATCACAACGTGAATGGTTCAGCAGATTGTTATGGTGGTGGGGTTGGTTTAGAAGAATAGATGGACTTTGATTTCAGTATGTCTGAACTTCTAGCCATTCTGTATAATCTTATTGCATTATTTTGGTGCATGTCAGGTATGAGAAAATGGAGTCATGCATCACTCCTTTCCCTAAGGTAGCAAGTTCTAAAGAAGTGGCAGGAGGGGAGTTGAAGAAGTTCCCAGCCAGGCTTAATGCTGTCCCGCCTCGAATAGCTAAAGGGTCTGTTCCAGGAGTCACAGCTGACCTATACAATGAGGACAATAAGATCTGGAGAAAGCATGTTAGCAGATATAAGCAGCTCAATACACTGATTGGCTCCACGAGATATCGCAATGTGATGGACATGAATGCAGGCCTCGGTGGATTCGCAGCAGCACTTGAATCGCCAAAATTATGGGTTATGAATGTTGTGCCGAACATTGCTAAAAACACGCTAGGTGTCATCTACGAGAGGGGTTTGATAGGCATTTACCATGATTGGTGAGTATTTGATTAGTGCAAGGACCTGTCAGATCTTACTCTGATCAAATACCATGGACAAACTTGTTTGGTTTCTTTATGCAAAAGTTCTTTCATTTCTTGTTAAGATAAATTGAAACATAAACCTTGTAAGTAAAACTGCTATGCCCTCAAGTACCTTTTCGTCGGATTCAGATGAACTTTGATATGGTTTCAGGTGTGAAGGATTCTCTACTTACCCGAGGACCTATGATCTAATTCATGCCAGCGGAATCTTTAGCTTGTACAAGGGCAAGTAagtcttctgcttctgcttcccATTATTTATCCTTTTGTCGGTGTTTAGGAACTTCCGTAGGTAAAAAAGGATTCTGGTCGGTTTATGTTATTTGTAGCTATGGACACTGACTTGCatggcataatttttttttgcctgcTAGCATTGGACTAGGACAGGGACCTTGTTCTTCAAGCTTAGCATCGAAATTTTTACAGTGCAATAAAACCATAAATAACAGAACACAGAACTTTGTGGGCCTTTTTTGAGATTCAGTTTGCATACCGGCAATCACATAGTTGACATATTCCAGATAGCATATGACTAAATGTGCCATCAAATTCaagtcatttctctctctctttcttctgtGGACGTGGCATCTGCACCATTTAACCTCAAGTCAATTAGTTTATCCGCTGCAAATGTTTTTATACCACCGTCCCCTGATATCAAACTCAAATGTCGCCAGGTGCAAGTTTGAGGACATTCTTCTGGAGATGGACCGCATATTGCGGCCTGAAGGCGCAATCATCCTGCGGGACGAAGTTGATACAATGAACGAGGTCAGGAAGATCACCGGAAGAATGAGGTGGGATGTCAAATTGGTGGATCATGAGGACGGTCCCCTCGTGCCCGAGAAGATATTGGTTGGGGTCAAACAGTACTGGGTCGGCAGCAGCGGCAACAGCACGTCCGGCGACATGTAAAGATCTCACATTCTTTTCCCGGGTTTCGGTGCAAGTCAAAGCACCCCCTTTGGATTTAAGCAGGGCCATTAGGAGAAATGCGAGTTTAAATCATACCGTGATGCAGGAAGGGTTCTGTCATAGTTCATTCTCTGTTTAGCACTGTTTGTTTGGGTTTCTTAGGAGGATTTGCAAggggagaaaacaaaaatagctTTCACAATGCCAAAATAATCAGGCTATCTGTCAACCTGGATTACGCGGAGCCCGTCTATTAATCGACCATAAGTAAAATTCCTTGATCAATAGTCGTGCTGCTGCTCGGATCGAACTTGCTACTCATCTTGCTCTAAGGTTTCGAGCTTCATTCGAGGCCCTTCCCCGACTCATTAGAAGCCGATGATTTGCGTCGTTCTCTCCTACaagttataaaatttcaaaccgGAATTCGGTCCTTCATCCAGACACCGGACCGGGCACGATCCGGGCTTCGTTCTAGCATCACCTTCTTGAAAATCTCCAGTGTCGAATATGGTCTGTGCGATACAGGTAGACTGGCCAGACatgatttttcagttttttagTTGTCACTTGACAGTTGGAGCGCTTTTGATTATGCAAATTCGCTTGACCTCTAGTTGATGTCCTGTCCTGAGCTCTACTGGGTCCACATTCCCCGCTGTGGCCTTCCCAACTTTAAtaatctccatttttttctctcaccTTTTTGGgccatacaaaaaaaaaaaaaaaaaaaaaagagtaaaattaagataaataccaccaaaaaaacaaactatgaccaaccccaatttattttattttatatataaaaaaatcctaaatttgttcATTGCGAACACATATCCGAAGTTTTTTTTATGTTacgacattttcttttttggtgtttgTGTTACAAATGacatgtttatgatttttagcaatataaaaattttgaaatatttttgttacgATGGACATAAcatagaattttcaattatgttaacctttaaaattaaaatatcatgtcggaatttttaattatgttaacccttaaaattaaaatatcttatCGTTATCCGATGTTGATGCAATCGCCCGACAGCTTTTGGAGAATTTTAATAATCAGTATCAAAGCACTAATTTGGATTAGGCCCTCAAATAAAAAGTCGTATGTTTGacctactctttttttttttaaaaattatcgaAGATCGGGATTAGTGAGAGatatattttgttattatctTGGGACCGACCAATCGtatctttaaataatttatttggtaTCGGACATCAATCTATGCCCTCACCaaaccttaaaaagaaaaatggaaataaataataaaatagagaaTGATCTCGCGAACGTTCGTGCACCACCACGTGGCGTGTGGAGCCCGTTGCAGAAtggagtgaagaagaagaacttgcaaaatggcaaattaaattttcaatttatttatttatttttatttttatttttccttttctgctcGCCTTGTAAAGTTTTCGACTTTTCATCACTTCTcgttcttcctctctctctctctctctgagattgCAGAAGAATCCGAGGGGAACCCGGAAGCGGCTCGCGATCAGGTAACGCTGCGGTCATTTTCTGGCCGTGAAATTGTTTGATTATTCATGCCTAGTGTGTTCTCTGCGGTGGGTGTTGCTCCTTTTTGTCCCAGTTAGTTCTGTTGTTCCATATCGACGATTCGGTGCTTGAAATTCGCATGCACGGCGTGATCGGGTTGAGCCCGGGAAAGGGAAAAAGGCGTGATTTTGCGTTGTTGGGTTCATTCGGGATGAGAAAGTGTGCGGGAAAAGAGAAGGTGGTTTTTGAGTCTTGAGCTTTTCGGCGACATGCATGCTGGGTGCTAGCTTAGGGGAGttgatttcttgtttttttcgtTATTTGGGTGAGTATTGATTCGTTTCTTGCAGGAGGTAGCTGGGTTGGTTTATGAAATAGTGTTCGGTGGTGGCGTTTAAGTGATAGGAGGGGCGTTGTTTGGAAATGGCGTGCCGAGGGTGCTTGGAATGCGTGCTGAAgctcttgaattttttgttgACGCTTGTTGGTCTGGCGATGGTGGGCTATGGGATCTACTTGTTTGTCGAGTACAAAAGATCGTCCAGCGGCACTGTCGGTTACTCACCCATTGGTGCTGACGAGGGTTCAGTACAGCTTGGCCGTCCTTTGCTCGTGACGGTCTCTCTCTCGGCCAGTATTTTTGATAATCTGCCCAAAGCTTGGTAAGCATGTTGATTTCTGCACAAATTAGATGCTGTTCAGTTTTGGCTTCGACAGATTAGATATCTTCTAATTCACATTGAAGTCATATACTGCTTGGCCTGTGAGGATGCAGAGGAATGAAAACTTGAGTTCGACATTTTTTATGTCGGTTTGGTTGCCATTGGATATTTTGTTCCTGCCCTGCATTAGTCAGATTCTTAGCCTTTGCTATGTATTATCTTTTGGTGTGAGATTTATATTTTTCACCCATTTATAAGGGCGAAGAACTGCTagtaaatttgtttttcttttgatcagtAGAAAAACTGGTTATCACTCGTGATCAAATAGGACGGCCAGTCATCGATGCTACATTTAGCAACCTTTTTGCAGTTTCAGGCCTTAAAGTTCCTGACACGGCATGTTTTGGCGTTTCTTTTCCTACCACTTTTCCTTCTGTTGCAGTTACTGAGAAAGGAgattaccataaaaaaaattggagaactcTACAATTCTGAACTCtaccaatgtaaaaatattGCTCTTTATCAATTAGATAATGATGCTGCAGTGGTCCATTGagatataaaaaaagaataagaatgatGGCCTTCTAAGTGAGACTCCTAGTGGAACTGTTGTAGTGCTGTATCATGGGTGGAGAAAATATTATACGAGATTTGGCTGAAGAAAGTTGGGATGACTGTTTTGGTTTTAAGTCATCTCATATGCAGCAAAACAACATCCTGCCAATGAACATAACCAGATCTGCATCAAAATGCAGCAATTTATACTCTTTCCTTTAGGAGGTTGGGGACCTCATATGCATAGCCCAACTACTCAATGTGAAATTTTGTCTAAGGGGACTTTGGAGGCGATCTTGAGTTGCTGCATGAAAGATTTGTTTGCGCAGGCAACTGCTAAGTCTTATAATAAGATGTTTTGGTGCGAATCTTAACATCCAGGTTCATAGAGATATAGACACTTATGAGAGAACTAGTGAAGTAAATTGATTGTAAGAGTGATAATACAAATGGCTGGCCATTTAAAACCTAAACTGGCATCTGCAATCTGCCTTTCATAGCTCTTTTCTCATTGCCTTAATACTGTTATGGGTAGCTAAGATTGGGGTAGTTGGTAGTTTATTTTGACAGAACATGAAACACGGTGAGTTGAATTTGGTAGTTGAAATAGACATTGCAATCAACTCTCTTTGGCTATATCTGTGACAGATAGGATGTGAGGTTATTATTTATACCTAATGTAGAACTAGTTCATTGTCTAATGTAACTTCTGAGCCTTCACCTTTTAGAACTTCCAGTGGAATGGAATGATGCGGACTGCAGCTCTGATTCTTAATGATGTTTCTGCAAATGGTTGTAAGCATTCATTGGTTGGAAGCTCAAGTCCACCGGGAATAGTACCCGAACATATCATCTTGGCTAATGCCATGTTATGCCTATCTTGTACTTGTCGCGGTACCTAAGTTAGCTAAACTGATAAGTTGAGCCTAACTGAGGTTCTtgtctatttctttttcctttcggaGACCATAACTTGCAAAATTTATCATGCTTAAGCCTAGCTCAGATTTATGCTGAGTTGGCAGcttctagggttttttttttgctattgtGCATATCTGCATGGAACCTTTATTTACTCTTTAGGCATGAGCCCTGCTCAGAAGACTTAACTGGTGGATATTTTGGTTGGTTTCTGCAACTTGTTTTCTCTTCCTATGATGCAGTCTATCTTTATGtagttgaaaaaaatattgacgGTGGGGGTTGTTCCTGTTCATTGTTCATATGCTACTCTTTACTGAGTTCTCTTATTTAAGATGAGCTGGATTTTGCACATATCACCTTGTGGAACACCTTAATGATTCCATcctctcatcattttctttttctgttttttaacCCGTTGATGCAGGTTCATATTCTTGTTTATCGGTGTTGGAGTGGTCCTCTTCATCATATCTTGCTTTGGATGTATCGGAAGTGTAACTAGGAATGGTTGCTGTTTGACTTGTGTATCCTCATTCTCATTGAGTCTTCTTGATTCGAAATGTCTCTTAACATAGGTGATGAGTTTATGAATTCTTGGCAGGGAGAAATCTACAGTTCTATAGTATGTGATCATGGTAGTCCAGAGCATAATTTACAATTTCATTATGCCCCTATCGTTAGGACTAGGCATTTGCCATGTTTTTCCTAGTTGGCTTTTATTTTTGACCAGTCAGTTGCTTCCTTAAGTGATGCAGTACTCAGTCTTGGTAATTTTGTTGATCTTAGTGGAGCTGGGGTGTGCTGCATTTATATACTTCGACAAAAGCTGGGAAGATGTAGGGTCTATATCGTTTGTGATTTCTTTAGTTCATTGATGGATAATGTTAGCTTCCTCTTTTAATCATTGTATTACATATTTATAGGATTTACCTACTGATGCTACTGGAGACTTTGACATGATATATGATTTTCTGAAAGAGCACTGGACTATAGTCAGGTGGGTGGCCCTTGGAGTGGTGGTATTGGAGGTATGTGTAGGGAACACACTGCATAGAAAACTTTTCAAGAACACTTTTCAGTGTAATGCACATTCAGCTCTTAAGATAATAACTTTATGCAACTGCAGGCATTGGTCTTCCTGTTGGCTTTGCTGGTTAGGGCAGCAAACCGACCTGCTGAGTATGACAGTGATGATGAGCTTATTGCCCCACAACAACAGATACGGCGGCCATTGCTGAGCcggccgccaccaccaccaccacagccAGCTGCAGGTGTTGCAGCTGCCGGTGCCCTGGATCAGCGGCCAAGCAGAAATGATGCTTGGAGTACTCGAATGAGGGAAAAGGTGGGTTCTCTTATATTGTATGAGGTTACAAATACTATTGGCCCAAATTTCTTTCGAATAGTGCAGAAATGATGCTTGGATTACTTGAATGACGGAAAAGGTGGGTTCTCTTATACTGTATGAGATTATACATACCAGTGACCCAAATTTGTTTCGTATAGTACATGGAAGAAGGAAGATCATATGCATGAATGAATCATTGACCTATAGATGATCGGGAATGTAATAACATACTATCCTGAGTGCCAGTGTCCAGCGATGTGCATCTACTGGACTTTAAATACTATTTTGGTGgcccttctctctttttatttgttttagtaTATTCTCCAATTCTGATGtatgtttcttttcttaaaacTTTTACTCGAACCAGTATGGGCTGGATACTGCTGAGTTCTCATACAATCCAAATGAGTCGAACAGATTC
This region includes:
- the LOC104441984 gene encoding probable methyltransferase PMT14, whose translation is MAIKNNNPSGNRTRKPVSVFVAIGLCCFFYLFGTWQKSGFGKGDSIALEITKHTDCNVFTKLDFESHHNYVEIAQPPKQKIEAFKPCDVKYTDYTPCQEQDRAMTFPRENMIYRERHCPPDDEKLRCLVPAPKGYKTPFPWPKSRDYAHYANVPYKHLTVEKAVQHWVEFKGDVFKFPGGGTMFPQGADAYIDELASVIPIADGSVRTALDTGCGVASWGAYLLKRNVLAMSFAPRDNHEAQVQFALERGVPAVVGVLGTVHLPYPSRAFDMAQCSRCLIPWTANEGTYLKEVDRVLRPGGYWILSGPPINWKTYYQTWKRSKKEVQAEQRKIEELAEQLCWEKKYEKGDLAIWRKKVNDRSCQRNSAAICQSKDADDVWYEKMESCITPFPKVASSKEVAGGELKKFPARLNAVPPRIAKGSVPGVTADLYNEDNKIWRKHVSRYKQLNTLIGSTRYRNVMDMNAGLGGFAAALESPKLWVMNVVPNIAKNTLGVIYERGLIGIYHDWCEGFSTYPRTYDLIHASGIFSLYKGKCKFEDILLEMDRILRPEGAIILRDEVDTMNEVRKITGRMRWDVKLVDHEDGPLVPEKILVGVKQYWVGSSGNSTSGDM
- the LOC104441986 gene encoding tobamovirus multiplication protein 2A; protein product: MACRGCLECVLKLLNFLLTLVGLAMVGYGIYLFVEYKRSSSGTVGYSPIGADEGSVQLGRPLLVTVSLSASIFDNLPKAWFIFLFIGVGVVLFIISCFGCIGSVTRNGCCLTCYSVLVILLILVELGCAAFIYFDKSWEDDLPTDATGDFDMIYDFLKEHWTIVRWVALGVVVLEALVFLLALLVRAANRPAEYDSDDELIAPQQQIRRPLLSRPPPPPPQPAAGVAAAGALDQRPSRNDAWSTRMREKYGLDTAEFSYNPNESNRFQQGPTQPTEERSRCSIM